In the Carboxydothermus hydrogenoformans Z-2901 genome, CTGCCCGCCGGGTTTTTGCAGGAGATAAAGAAGTAAATTTAACCGGGAAAGAATTTGATTTACTTTTATTTTTAGCTAAAAACCCCAACAGGGTATTTACCAAAGAAGAACTTTTTGAGCGGATTTGGGGTATGGACTCCCTGGGCGATTTATCTACAGTTACTGTGCATATTCGAAAACTTCGGGAAAAAATCGAAAAAGATCCCTCTAACCCCCAGTATATTGAAACCATCTGGGGTGTAGGCTACCGGTTTAGTGGTCTGTGGCCAATTAGAGATTAGAGGTTGGAAAATGGAGGTTAGAGGGAAATTTTCATGTTGACTGGTTACTTCGATTGTTGTCTTTTAACCGGCCGGCCTTTTTGGCGGCTTCTCGAAGTAAATATTCTATATGGGAGTTTACCGAGCGAAACTCGTCCGCTGCCCATTTTTCTAAGATTTCATATAAAGCTGGGTCTATTCTTAAGGGAAAATTTTTCTTTCTGGCCATACCGTATTAGTAAATCGTTCCGGTGTTGATTACGGGCTGGGCAGAGCGGTCCGAGACGATCGCAACCATTAAATTATTAATCATTTGCGCCTTTCTTTCTTCGTCTAAGGAGATATTGGCGTCTTTTTCTAACCGTTCAATTGCCATCTGCACCATGCTTACCGCTCCTTCAACGATTTTCTGCCGGGCGGCCAAGATAGCTGAAACTTGCTGGCGTTGAAGCATCGCCTGGGCAATTTCGGTGGCATAGGCAAGATGGGTAAGCCTTGCTTCTAATACTTCGACCCCGGCAACTTGAAGCCTTTCCTGAAGTTCGCTGGCCAGCTCTTTAGCGACCACATCGGAATTCCCCCGCAACGAAGTTCCTTCTTCTACAAAATTGTCATAGGGGTATTTAGAAGCCACGTGTCTTAATGCCGTTTCACTTTGGATTTCCACAAATTTTTCGTAGTCTTCCACGTCAAAAACTGCTTTGGCGGTGTCAATTACTTTAAATACTACGACTGCTGCGATTTCCACCGGGTTTCCATCAACATCATTTACCTTCAGTTTGGCGCTGTTAAAGTTTCGCACCCGAAGGGAGACTTTTTTGCGGCTGGAAAAAGGGAGAGTTAAGAAGAAACCGCTTTCTCGGATAGTACCTTTGTAATCGCCAAAGAAAACAACAACGGCTCCCATATTGGGCTGAACGATGGTAAGACCGGAGGCTAAAGTGATGCCTAAAAGTAAGGACACTGCTGCTAAATACCAACCCCAGGGTAAAAAACTAAAATTAATACTAAAGCTTAAAAAGGGGCGAATATAGGAAGCTTCCATAACGGTATTAACAAAAACAATAACTGCCAGGAGGAAAAAAACTAAGGTTAATAAGAGCCCCAGATAGCCGTTTGTCTTCCAAACTCTTTTTTCCTGCATGCTATTCCTCCTTCGATATAATATTTATATCAAAATTATATCACTTTTGGGTAAAAATGTAAAGAACGAAAGCGTCATCTTTCGCCCCTGCATAGGTCTTGGATGCAAGGCAACGGGAGTTGCCTTAATGGTGGTAAGTGGTAAGTCGTAGGTGGTAGGTAAAAGAATTAATACAGGCCACTCACCACCTACTACTGACCACTGTTTTCCTAGATAAGGGTTGACTCCGGTCGACAAAAATTATTTCGCGCACAGGAGTGTGCCCTACATTTTTTTAAGGTAGCAGGAGTTGCCTTAATGGTGGTGAGTGGTAAGTCGTAAATGGTAGGGAAAATATTTAATACAGACCACCTACCACCCACCACCTACCACTATTTACAGCCGCCCTTTTTCCAGAGCGATGCAGTACATTTGCTCTTTTTTGTTGAGAGGAACGCTGGGGGTGGAGTCTCGCTTGATTAAAGTTAATGCCTCTTTTTTGCAGAAGGTAACGCAAACACCGCAGCCAATGCAGCGGTTTTTGTTTACGTGGGCTTTTTTGCTTTTTGGATTGCCCGGTTCGGTTTCTATTAGCGAGAGAGCGTTAATTTGACATTTTTTAACGCAGTTGCCGCAACCACTGCATTTTTCTGGGAAAATTTTTAAAATAAAGCTGGAAGGTTCAATGGAGGGAACGTTGTGTTCGTTAATTGCCCGTATGACTCCGCAGCAACAACCACAGCAATTGCAAATATAGGCCGGTTTGTTCTGGACGTTGTCAACCGAATGGACAAGGCCGAATTTTTTGGCTTTTTCAAGCACCTGCAGGAGCTCTTCTTCGCTGGCTTTACGGGCAAACCCCCTTCGAATTAACCATTCGGCAGCACTGCCTAAAGAAATGCAGACATCTGCAACAGGAGCACCAACTTTGCATTTTTTACCGAGATGCTCCTGCTGGTGGCGGCAGTAGCAGTAGGTTAGAGCTCCACCGCCGGAAGATTTGACAATTTCTACTGCTCGCTCATAGGGGACGATTTCGGTTTTAACTTCCGGAGAGATAGCTTCCTCGTAGGGAAGAGCTCGAAACATTTTTGTGGGGCTTCCAAAAAATTCTTCCGGCACGCCGGGCTCGTGGTGGTAAGCTTCAAAAAGCTCGGCCAGGTCTTTTAAGGGAAGATTGGAGTCTACCCGCATAAAGGTGTATTCAAAAAAGCCTACAACCGTCGGGGTGAGCATGTAGTAGGTTTCACCGTTACGCAGGACGTCAATAACAAGACCTTTACTGGCCATGTTTTCTAAATGAGCTGCTAACTCCTCGCTACTCAGGCCGGTGGCGGCTAAAAGCTGGTCAAAAGTTACAAAACCGCCGGGAAAACGGCTGCCGACAGCTGCTTCTTCTTCGGTATAGAGGATTTTTAAAATTTTCATTAAAGTTTCGGAATACGGTGCTCCTACCGGATTTTTATGAAGCCTTTCGGCTAAAGCCTTAAACACTTCTTCTTTGGAAAAACCAAGATGTCCCACCTTTCTGCCTCCTTTAGATTACGCAAAATTATGAATATTTACACTATTATATTCGCTTTAAAATAATGAATACCTTTTTAATTTAAAATTTTTGGGGACCAGCAACTAAAAGTTGTGCTAAATAAAAAACTTCCACAAAAAAGAAAATTGAAACCAGTAAAGAAGGGTTTAACATAATAATAGAAACTGCTTTGGCTTTTTTGGCAAAATATTACGGGGGTAGAAGATAATGAAACCTCAATACCTCTTACTTTTAAAGACCGGTGAACTTAGGGAGAGAGTTGTAAAGTTAGAGGATGTATTAAAAAAATGCACTCTTTGTCCTCATAACTGTCAAGTAAATCGAAGCCGTGGGGAAAGGGGATTTTGCGGTGGAGGTTATTTGCCGGTGGTGGCAAGCTATGGACCGCATTTTGGGGAGGAAAGGGTTTTAGTGGGGGAACATGGTTCCGGCACAATCTTTTTTAGCCACTGTACTTTAAAATGTGTTTTTTGCCAGAACTGTGAGATAAGTCAGTACGGCGAAGGGGAGGAAGTTACGCCCCAAGATTTAGCCAAGATAATGCTTATCTTACAAAGGAGAGGATGCCACAATATCAATTTAGTTTCCCCTACCCATTATGTACCGGCAATTGTAAAAGCCGTCCTTATAGCAGCAGAAGAAGGGTTAAAAATTCCTCTTGTTTATAACACCAGTGGTTATGAAAATGTTGAGACTTTACGGTTGTTAGAAGGTATAGTTGATATTTACATGCCGGATATTAAATTTGGAGATGATGAAATCGGAAAAAAATATGCCAAGGCTCCGGGCTATTTTGCAATTACCAAAAAGGCGGTTTTAGAAATGGACCGTCAGGTAGGAGGACTCAAATTTGATGAAAAAGGAGTAGCCTGTAGAGGAGTTTTAATTCGCCATCTAATTTTACCGGAAAATTTAGCTAAAACCGATAAAGTTCTGGAATTTATTTCTAAGGAGTTATCTTCGGACGTGGCGGTAAACCTTATGGACCAGTACTGGCCGGCTCATAAGGCTTACAGTTTTAGTGAACTTTCCCGGAGAATTACCAGGGAAGAATATAATATCTGGCTTAAGTATGCCAAAAAGCTAAAAATTAACCTGATAGTTTAAAATTTAGGGGCTTTTAGCGGGGCTGGTTTACTGGTTCGTATATTTGTATAAACGAAGCAAATGTAATATAATTAACTGGTAGTTTTCTTGAGGGGAGAGGGGATTTTGCAGGTAGCGACATCTTTAAAAAAAAGCTTTAAAGTTTATAGCGGCCTTCCCAAGAGCATATATGTTTTGTTTGTTGCAAATATTGTTAATAATATGGGTAATTTTGTCTGGCCTTTTTTAACGATCCTTTTTACCAGGAAACTCGGGCTGGGAGCGGAAAAGGCAGGATTAATTGTAACCATAGCAATTTTATTCCAGCTCCCCGGGGCTTTTGTTGCCGGAAAGGTTGCCGATAAGGTGGGGCGCAAAAAAGTCCTGGTATTTTATCAAAGCGCTGCGGGTTTTTTATTTATTCCGGCGGCTTTTATGCTCGATCCCTACGCGATAGCTACAATTGTTGTTATTTCCGGGTTTTTCTGGGGTGGGGTGCAGCCGGTAAGTAGAGCTTTAATTACCGACCTTACCCAGGGAGAACAGAGGATTCGGGCTTTCTCTTTGACATACCTTGGAGTTAACATTGGTTTTGCTTTGGGCCCCCTTTTGGCGGGGTTTCTTTATGCCTACGGGATAAAGGTTATCTTTCTGGGAAATGCCTTCTCTTGCCTGGCTTCTTCGATGTTATCGGCATTTTTTGTGAAGGAACCGGCCACTCCTTCTGAGGGTAAAAATAGTTTTGAAGCGCCAGTAGAGGGTGGACTAATCGATGTATTAAAGCTTAGACCTTCTCTGTTTTTCTTTTCACTAATCTGGTTTATTTATTCTTTTGTTTATGTTCAATCTACTTTTGGGATGTCTTTAACGGTGACGGATTTATTTGGAGAGTTAACCGGGGCTAAGGTGTTAGGAAGTTTAATGACGGCAAATGGGCTGGGAGTAGTGCTTTTAACCGGACCTTTAACGAAAATCTTTGAGCACCGGGAGCCTTTAACGGCAATTTATATTTCCGGAATTCTTTATGCTGTCGGTTTTGGCATGCTTGCCTTTGTCAAAAGCTATCTTTTCCTATTAATTTCGGCTTTTATCTGGACGGCCGGGGAAGTGGCGGGAGCGGTTACGGTAAATGTTTATATTTCCGACCGTACTCCGGTTACCCATCGGGGAAGGGTAAATGCTTTTTTACATATCATGTCCCGGGCGGGTTTTTCAGCGGGGCCTGTAGTAATGGGAGCGGTAGCTTCGTTATATGGTTTAAAACTTTTATGGCTTCTTTCCGGAGTACTGGCTTTAGCAGGGGCGATAGCGGTCTTATACTTACGGCAACTGGAGGGGGCTTTGTGAAACTAAGCTTAATTGCTACTGCAGCTTTTGGTTTGGAGTCGGTGGTAGCGTTAGAATTAAAAAATCTTGGGATTAACGATGTCATGGTGGAAAATGGGAAGGTGCAGTTTTTCGGGGATTATTCTACTATTGCCCGGACCAATCT is a window encoding:
- a CDS encoding Arc family DNA-binding protein, whose protein sequence is MARKKNFPLRIDPALYEILEKWAADEFRSVNSHIEYLLREAAKKAGRLKDNNRSNQST
- a CDS encoding SPFH domain-containing protein, encoding MQEKRVWKTNGYLGLLLTLVFFLLAVIVFVNTVMEASYIRPFLSFSINFSFLPWGWYLAAVSLLLGITLASGLTIVQPNMGAVVVFFGDYKGTIRESGFFLTLPFSSRKKVSLRVRNFNSAKLKVNDVDGNPVEIAAVVVFKVIDTAKAVFDVEDYEKFVEIQSETALRHVASKYPYDNFVEEGTSLRGNSDVVAKELASELQERLQVAGVEVLEARLTHLAYATEIAQAMLQRQQVSAILAARQKIVEGAVSMVQMAIERLEKDANISLDEERKAQMINNLMVAIVSDRSAQPVINTGTIY
- a CDS encoding 4Fe-4S binding protein produces the protein MGHLGFSKEEVFKALAERLHKNPVGAPYSETLMKILKILYTEEEAAVGSRFPGGFVTFDQLLAATGLSSEELAAHLENMASKGLVIDVLRNGETYYMLTPTVVGFFEYTFMRVDSNLPLKDLAELFEAYHHEPGVPEEFFGSPTKMFRALPYEEAISPEVKTEIVPYERAVEIVKSSGGGALTYCYCRHQQEHLGKKCKVGAPVADVCISLGSAAEWLIRRGFARKASEEELLQVLEKAKKFGLVHSVDNVQNKPAYICNCCGCCCGVIRAINEHNVPSIEPSSFILKIFPEKCSGCGNCVKKCQINALSLIETEPGNPKSKKAHVNKNRCIGCGVCVTFCKKEALTLIKRDSTPSVPLNKKEQMYCIALEKGRL
- a CDS encoding radical SAM protein; protein product: MKPQYLLLLKTGELRERVVKLEDVLKKCTLCPHNCQVNRSRGERGFCGGGYLPVVASYGPHFGEERVLVGEHGSGTIFFSHCTLKCVFCQNCEISQYGEGEEVTPQDLAKIMLILQRRGCHNINLVSPTHYVPAIVKAVLIAAEEGLKIPLVYNTSGYENVETLRLLEGIVDIYMPDIKFGDDEIGKKYAKAPGYFAITKKAVLEMDRQVGGLKFDEKGVACRGVLIRHLILPENLAKTDKVLEFISKELSSDVAVNLMDQYWPAHKAYSFSELSRRITREEYNIWLKYAKKLKINLIV
- a CDS encoding MFS transporter, translated to MQVATSLKKSFKVYSGLPKSIYVLFVANIVNNMGNFVWPFLTILFTRKLGLGAEKAGLIVTIAILFQLPGAFVAGKVADKVGRKKVLVFYQSAAGFLFIPAAFMLDPYAIATIVVISGFFWGGVQPVSRALITDLTQGEQRIRAFSLTYLGVNIGFALGPLLAGFLYAYGIKVIFLGNAFSCLASSMLSAFFVKEPATPSEGKNSFEAPVEGGLIDVLKLRPSLFFFSLIWFIYSFVYVQSTFGMSLTVTDLFGELTGAKVLGSLMTANGLGVVLLTGPLTKIFEHREPLTAIYISGILYAVGFGMLAFVKSYLFLLISAFIWTAGEVAGAVTVNVYISDRTPVTHRGRVNAFLHIMSRAGFSAGPVVMGAVASLYGLKLLWLLSGVLALAGAIAVLYLRQLEGAL